In the Topomyia yanbarensis strain Yona2022 chromosome 3, ASM3024719v1, whole genome shotgun sequence genome, one interval contains:
- the LOC131692383 gene encoding endocuticle structural glycoprotein ABD-5-like: MKCAFVFVAILALVVAAPVEEKDAQIVQYENDNQGIDGYNFKYDTSNGIQRTEQAQLKSFGEDISALVVRGSYSYIGSDGQTYTVNYIADENGFQPEAPHIPRA, from the exons ATGAAGTGTGCCTTTGTGTTTGTCGCCATTTTGGCCCTGGTGGTTGCAGCTCCCGTTGAAGAAAAGGACGCCCAAATTGTGCAGTACGAAAACGATAATCAGGGTATCGATGGATATAATTTTAA ATACGACACCAGCAATGGCATCCAGCGAACAGAGCAGGCGCAGCTAAAGAGCTTTGGCGAAGACATTAGTGCTCTAGTTGTTCGGGGATCCTACTCCTACATTGGTAGTGATGGACAAACCTACACCGTGAATTACATTGCCGATGAAAACGGATTCCAACCAGAGGCTCCCCATATCCCTCGCGCGTAA
- the LOC131692826 gene encoding endocuticle structural glycoprotein ABD-5-like, with translation MKVLVVFALIAVVAVFADTKVLKFENVQDGEGTYKFAYETDDGTSRVEQGDQKGEDLTVQGNFKFTADDGQEYKVKYVSDGNNGFRAEGDHIPNEYVDKLSSL, from the exons ATGAAGGTTCTAGTTGTGTTTGCCTTGATCGCGGTGGTCGCGGTATTCGCCGATACTAAGGTCCTTAAGTTCGAGAACGTACAGGACGGAGAGGGAACGTACAAGTTCGC ATATGAAACTGATGATGGAACGTCCCGGGTGGAGCAGGGTGACCAGAAAGGCGAAGATTTGACGGTGCAGGGTAATTTCAAATTCACTGCCGATGACGGTCAGGAATACAAGGTCAAATACGTGTCGGATGGAAACAACGGTTTCCGTGCCGAGGGCGATCACATCCCAAATGAGTATGTTGACAAACTGTCTAGTCTGTAA